The DNA region TGCTCCTTCTTTTGGATTGATTTCCTTAAACGAAACAAAATTGTTTTCGGTCAACAATGGATTCTTTCCGTCAGAATCACCATCACTTAATTCTGCTTGAAAGGCTTCGTAAATGGATTTGGATTCGATACGTGAAATCATTTTATCGATACTGTTCATCACCGCATTTTTGAAGGTTTTTTGTACCGCAGGATCAAAATAGAGTTTGATTTCTTTAACAGAAAGAACCTCATATTCCATTTTCGACTCATCCTCAACCCCAAATTCACTTAAAATTTTCGCTACGTTTTGGTTAACTTTTTTATCTAAATCCGCACTTAAATTTTGAGGAATGATAACCGCCATTTGGTACTTTCCTTCTAGTACAGCTGTTCTTGCCGTAGTTTCCGTAAATAACGTATTATCGTCATTGACAATAATTTCAAAAGCATCACTCTCTTTGAGGTTTTCTAAAATGGTTGTGGAAATTGCTCCTTGGTCATTATCAACATATAAAATGGGAATCTTAGCATCGTTTATCGTTCTGTACGAGCTGTCTTGAATTAAGGTAATAGTAATTATCAATACCAAAGGCATAACAAAAAGAATGACCAAACCACCTAAATCTCGTGAGAGCAACAGCATTTCCTTATATGTAGAGTGGATGAGTTTATGCATAATCACGTAAGGCTTCTCCAGTTAACTGAATAAATACATCTTCTAAATTGT from Aureibaculum sp. 2308TA14-22 includes:
- a CDS encoding ABC transporter permease — protein: MHKLIHSTYKEMLLLSRDLGGLVILFVMPLVLIITITLIQDSSYRTINDAKIPILYVDNDQGAISTTILENLKESDAFEIIVNDDNTLFTETTARTAVLEGKYQMAVIIPQNLSADLDKKVNQNVAKILSEFGVEDESKMEYEVLSVKEIKLYFDPAVQKTFKNAVMNSIDKMISRIESKSIYEAFQAELSDGDSDGKNPLLTENNFVSFKEINPKEGAEVTLPNSTQHNVPAWTLFAIFFIVIPLSINIVKEKNQGTFVRLRTNPVSYLTVLGGKTITYLLVCLIQFLLMLMVGVYILPMLGLHALEIGSNFFVLFVVALFSGLAAVGFGTLLGTLATTPEQSAPLGATMVVILAAIGGVWVPVFLMPEFMQLLSNISPMNWGLNAFYDVLLRNGGIAEIVPEIGLLLLFFIITVTISIWYDKKKRMV